One stretch of Eupeodes corollae chromosome 2, idEupCoro1.1, whole genome shotgun sequence DNA includes these proteins:
- the LOC129948097 gene encoding pyrimidodiazepine synthase-like, giving the protein MSAGKHLSKGSACPKLPDDGQLRLYSMRFCPFAHRAHLVLDAKNIPYHTIFINLTEKPEWLAEKNPLGKVPALELANEQGNPILIESLVICEYLDEKYPQNPLLPKDPLKKAQDKILVERFGPVTGSLHKVLLNGPENSPGALTDISQGLDIFEKELGDRKTTYFGGDKPGWIDYMIWPWCERAEMLKYLLGDKYEMDQERFKNLIKWREVMIEDSAVKGSYLDGETHAKFIKTRRTNTPEYDMLVNSTKRQRTV; this is encoded by the exons GATCAGCATGTCCAAAACTACCCGACGATGGACAACTACGTCTCTATTCAATGCGATTCTGTCCATTTGCCCATCGTGCTCACTTAGTGCTGGATGCTAAGAACATTCCatatcatacaatttttattaatctcACCGAAAAACCCGAATGGCTTGCTGAAAAAAATCCCCTTGGAAAAGTACCAGCTCTGGAATTGGCCAACGAGCAGGGAAATCCTATTTTAATTGAATCGCTTGTTATCTGTGAATACTTGGATGAAAAGTATCCACAAAATCCACTCCTTCCAAAAGATCCCCTCAAAAAAGCTCAAGATAAAATTCTCGTTGAACGTTTTGGCCCAGTGACTGGTTCGCTTCATAAAGTTCTTCTAAATGGACCGGAAAACTCTCCAGGAGCTCTAACTGATATCTCCCAGGGTTTGGATATCTTCGAAAAGGAACTTGGTGATCGTAAGACAACTTACTTTGGTGGTGATAAGCCTGGTTGGATTGACTACATGATTTGGCCGTGGTGTGAACGTGCAGAGATGTTAAAATATCTTCTTGGTGATAAATACGAAATGGATCAGGAAAGATTCAAAAATCTG ATCAAATGGCGTGAGGTGATGATTGAAGATTCAGCTGTCAAGGGTTCCTATTTGGACGGAGAGACTCATGCTAAATTCATCAAAACACGTCGCACTAACACCCCCGAATACGACATGCTCGT AAATTCGACTAAGAGGCAGAGAACTGTTTGA